The Blautia pseudococcoides genome segment CTTACAGAGATATGGACATTCAATATGGAAGAAGGAGATAAGGAAAAAAATACTATAACCAGAATGCTGGATTTAAATGATTATGAGAGGGGCGAATTATTGGAAATTTCTGTCCGTGCATTGTCAGCGCTTGGCAATACTGTTTATCGAAATGGTCCTGATGGTGTAGTGAGAGAAATGACATTGCCCAGCCGTCTTATAGTGCCTGACGTTTCCGGGATAGAATCTACGCCTCAATATAAAAAACATGAGGATGGAAAAACAGATACATATATGACGAAGAACCAATTTACCGAAGAAGGGATTTCTTTATCTTTAGAGGATGAGCATGAAAATCTCTATCAAGGAAAATATCAGATTGCAATGGCTGTATATGAGGAACCTGTTGAGGAGGATATAGCAGATACATCCGCAAAAACACCAGGAGATGCACCTCAGGGAGACAGTACTTCGGATTACTGGAATTCAGGCAGCGGATTGATCAAAACGCTGGTCACGAAAGAGTCACAGACAGTTATGAATGGAAATTTCAGCAGTTCTTCATATGTATTAAAAGGAATTAATACTGAGTATGCAGGGAAATGGCTGAAAATAGCACTCAGGAGTATATCGGAAAGTAATATTAGTTCCTGGTGGTCTGATGAGGATGATGCCACAGAAAAAACTGTAAATTACAAATGGATTCATATACCAAGGGTTCAGGTGGAAGAAACACAGCAGTCTGAAGGGATAAAAACAATATATTATGATAATCACGGAGGATGGACACTGGATAATCTTGTGACACATATTCCCGTGGAACACAAATCGTTAAAGTTTGAGGGGCGCCTTTTTGCAGATGGATATCGTATACAAAGAATAAGGGCTGCTTCTGATACTGATATTGATCAGGATGTTCATTATACCGCATATGGAGTAGATTGGATTTACCTGGAGCCGTCAGGTGATGGAGGATATCATGTGTACTGTAACTCATCGGCACAGGATGTTGGGATAGGGAATATTCAAAATGAAGCCCCGGCCTGCTGGCAAGATGATACGGCTGTGTATTGGACTACCATTTATAAAGGGGATTTTGCGGAACTTCCATTTACAGAAAATGCATGGGAATCTTCGGATGCCACAGAGCCTATTGAGGTTCGTTCCTTTATAGAATGGGAAGAAAGCACAGAGGAGAATATTCCGGTATTTACATTTGTCCTTTTAGATGCTGAAAAAATCAATGGATCTGTATATGATAAGAATTTATTTACATCACAGGTATCCGTACAGGCTGTAGTTTCAGGGTCTGAGGATGATGGAAATCTTACAAGGTATGAAAACTCACCGATATCACTTTGGTTCCGTTATAAACAGGAGCCGGATCTCTGGCTTACAGACACCACCACATTAACGGATTATGCGCCGGAACCAATGATAGATTTGTTATGCGAAGTTTCTTCCTACAGGGATATCGCATACCAAATTACGGATACGGGAAAAAACAGAAGGGTTTATCAGATAGAGATCACGAACCCTGAAGATGGTTCAGTTCTTGATAAGAGGTATATAAGTGCTTATGGTGCAGGTATTGATCCTGTAAGTATACTTCTGCCTCTCCGGGAGGACATATATGCCCAATATGCAGGGAAATATATTTCTGTGCGGGCTGCAGAAATTGTATCAGAACAAGGGCTGGGCAGATGGAGTGAATGGACACAGCCTGCAATATTGCCTGACTTAACAATACCGCGTCCGGAAGTGGAACAACAGGACAGCAGTATGGATGCATATGTAACGGAGAGCAGTGGTTTTGAAGACCGTGGGATGGTTTCTATCCAGGCAACAAAACTATGCTGGACGTATGATCAGGAGACCGATGCTAAGTTAGAGGGATATGAAATAGAGATTGGAACCGGTCCTGCATCAATAAAGATATGGAGGGATTCGAGTGGATCCTGGTGTTATCAGACAGGGGATGGTGGACAGGAGTATATCCGTAAGGGAGAACCTGCCAGACTTATAACGCTTGTCTCACAGGTGACAATAAATGAATCATCTTATGAACTATCAACTGATATAAACTTAACAGCAACAGCGACAGAGAATGGAATGGAATTTACGGTTACAACTCCGTTCCCAAATGTTTTGTTTACGTTTAATCATGAACAGATAGAGGCTGTTTTTGACTCTTCTGTATCTATATTGCCAATATAAGCTTATTAGGAAAGGACACCAGCTATGAAAAAGAGGTCGTTAAGAAATAATAAAAATGGTTCTGGGCTTATTATTGCCATAGCCATAATGGCGGTACTTATGATGCTTAGCCTGGCCTTGCTGCTGGTGTCTTTTTCTCTGTATTCTACAGCCAGAAGACAGCAGGATTCCGCCCAATGCCGCGAACTGGCCCAATCTCTGAGCAAGGAATTAGAATATGAAATTACAATCCCGTCAACAGAGGCCTACAAGAGCGGAGCGGCAGAAAAATACCCTTTGTGGTTTTATTTAAGATTTAATGTATGGCAAAATAGTTGGAAATATTTTAACAATGATGAGAGAGGGCATATGGCGGAGTATGCTTATCGGCATTTTAACGTAGGATTTACAGCTAATTTAAACAAGGAACTGACAGATGGGATGTCTGTATTAATGTATTGGATAAGTGAAGATGAGGTCAGTGATAAGAATGGAACTCAACTGGTAGTATCTGTTACAAGTGAAAAGGGAAAAGCCAAAACAACAATTACCTCCTATTTTGAACTTAATGTCACAGACAGTAAAGAATTACCAAAGGAAGATGAGGATGATTATGATGCACTTTCCGGTGGGCAGGAATTTGAAAAAAAGAATATTGATCCGGACGGAAATACAATTGATGAAGGTGAGATATGGAGCTGGGAATTAAGTGAGCGGGAGTAGAAGGTGTGATGAAATGATGAAGAACAGAAAGAGCGGAACGACAATGATAGAGACTTTAGTTGCATTTTTAGTTGTTGTATTGATCACTGCAATGTTTTCAAAGGTGGTATCAGTTTCAGTGCATATGTTAAATTCTTCTCGGAAGGTGTTGGCTAATACAGAAAAGTTTAATGAACAATATTATAAATATGAAAATTTAAACAATATGAAAACCTCTTCTATGGACTTATATTTGGAGATTGACAAGGAGCAGGCAACTGTACTAAATGGTGCATCTTATGTAGAACTCAACTTGAGCAGAGAATCCGGATTAAAATATAACGTAAACGATTGGGGTACAGGGTTTGTAATGTACACGTTTGAAGTGCCAGAAGCGTCAACTGGGAAATAAAAAGTATTCATAGGGGATTGATATGAACCGCGGCAGACATAAAGAAAGATATAATAAATATACGGTACTAAAATTAAAAAAGACCTTCAATAGTAAAAAGGGGGTTACATTAATTGAATTGATAGTGACATTTGCGCTTATCAGTTTATTTATATTGCTTTCCACCCAAGTTATTTCCTCTGCTATGAACGTTTATTATAAAATCCAAAGCATTAATTATGGCAGGCAGGTATCGGATACACTTATGGATAAAATAGCCGGAACTATATCTGCAGCTCAGGTGAATATCGAACGAGTGAACATTGAAAATGAGGAATTAAATACAAAATATACATTGCAGATCGAGGACGATATGTCCAAGATAGATTTGTATAATGGAAGTGGGAGTCACATCTACATAACAAATACAAAGCCAGATACAGGTGGTGATAAGCAATTGGTTATTCATTATTACCGGGTTGAATCTGTTTTGAATGATAGTAATAAGAAATTAGTTTATGAGCCGATAGACTGGACTTTTGATAAAAAAATGTATCTTGATTATAAAATTACTAAGTTGGAATTTTCATTAGCGGATCCCGATGGTATAATATATCCCGAAAATGTAATTAGAATTCATTTAGAGATAGACCACAAAAAGTTTGGCAGTTATTCGACTACAAGATATGTGGAGTGTTATAACTTCCAGGATAAAGATGATTTTGAGAAAATTAAAGGTCCTGGGAAAGCTGAATCGGGTGGTGAGACGCCAACACCAGACCCACCAGAAAATAGCCAAACTTATCCGGATACAGATATTGTAGTGAAAAATGATTATTGGCCGACAGCGGAAGATTTTGCAGATAATGAAAATAAAATAATAGTTCTTAAGCCGGGTAATATTTTCAAGTATTCATATGGTGATGTTGATAAGTATTATGTCATGGTAGGAGAAAGAGACCTGAACAATTGGAATTATAAGACACCTGCGGATTACATAGCCAACGGTAATAATTTAGAGTTTGAATTGACAGGGACGATCCATGAGTATTCAAGTGACGATGATATTAAAACTAATGTGAAGCATGGTGATCTATGTATATGGGGCGGGGAATATTATGCTTATAAAGGATATGATGAAGAAGTGAAAAACCCCGGCATCCAACCAGAGTCCTGGATAAAAATTGTCAATGACAGGATAAAAGATGGGCCCGCGATCCGGACACGGGAATAGAACCTGAAGCATTTGGCGCCTCCTGGAGTCCTCTCGTTCACGGTTCAGCACCGGATGTTGCGGGGAAAAATGTGGCGAACCCTGCCGCGGCTGTCTGGTCAGGAAGTCAGATGCTGGATTATCTGGGGGAGAGAAGATTAAATCCTTATATTGACAATTCTAACTTCCCTTGCTATAATACCAACCATAAATGAAAGAACAAGGGCGTTCTTATTCGGAGGGTACTCTGGATAAGCACGCCCATTTTTTATCCAAAGATCACAAACCAGACAATTTTACCAAAACCGGACCCATCGCCCGCCTCCTAAGCACCCGTATCCGGTTCCATTCCTATCATCCATCAAGAGAGGAGATAATACAATGCAAAACTACACCAGGGAAGCAATCCTGCGCATGGCAGAGGAAGAGGACGTAGAATTCATCCGCCTGCAGTTCACCGATATGTTCGGGACATTAAAAAATATTGCGATCCCATCCAGCAAGTTAGAAAAAGCCATGGATAACCGCTGCGTCATAGACGCGTCCTCCATCGGAGGTTTTATCCGGAACGAGGAGGCAGATATGTATCTGCATCCCGACCTGTCCACCTTTACAATCCTTCCCTGGCGCCCCCAGCAGGGAAAAGTGGCCCGGTTTATCTGTGATATTTATCAGGAAGACGGTACACCCTATAAAGAAAGCCCCCGATTCATTTTGAACCGTGTTGCAGCGAAAGCCGCGGAGATGGGATATTCCCTTATGGTGAACCCGGAATGCGAGTTTTTCCTTTTCCACACAGACGATAACGGTATGCCCACAACCACAACACATGAAAAGGCGGGATACATGGATCTAAGTCCTGTGGATCTGGGTGAGAATGCCAGACGAGACATGGTGCTGACTCTTGAGGAGATGGGATATGAAATTGAATCCTCCCACCACGAAATAGCCCCCGGACAGCATGAAATTGATTTCCGGTTCTCCGATGCCCCGGAGACCGCCGATAAAGTAATGACCTTCAAGGTGGCTGTGAGAACCATAGCAAAGCGCCACGGCCTTCACGCCACCTTCATGCCCAAACCAAAAGCAGGCGTCAACGGTTCCGGTATGCATGTGAACATGTACCTGATGAAAGACGGAAAGAACATCTTTTCAGACCCGTCTGATGACCTGGGACTGAGCCGCGGGGGATATTCCTTCCTGGCAGGCATTTTTGCGCATATCAAAGGTATGACCGCCCTGTGTAACCCGCTTGTTAATTCCTATAAAAGATTAGCCCCCGGTTTTGAAGCACCCTCAGACATTACCTGGTCATCCAAGCAGCGCACCGCATTGGTACGGGTACAGACCCAGCGGGACGAAGGAGCAAGGCTGGAGCTGAGAAGCCCGGATTCTTCCTCCAATCCATATCTGGTATTTGCACTGTGTCTGGCGGCAGGTCTGGATGGGATCGAAAAGAACCTGCAGGCTCCAAAAGAGCTGAAAGAAAATATCCGGAAACTCTCCAGGGAGGAGAAGGAGAACGCAGGCATTGATACCCTGCCGGAAAATCTCAGCGAGGCACTGGAGGAATTTAACAGGGACCCTCTCATGAGAGCCGTGTTGGGCGATACTTTTACAAAGTGCTATGTGAAAGCGAAGAAAAAAGAGTGGGAGAGTTACATGGAACAGGTTTCTGAGTGGGAGATCGAACAATATCTGTACCGTGTATAAAGGAACAGGAGGCAGTGCATGAGCATCATCATTATCGTGTTACCGAAACCGGAAGATGCAAAGAAAATACGGAAAATCCTCATACAGCATGGATTTGAAAATACCGTAGCATGTACAACTGCCGCCCAGGCTTTGATCGAAGTGAACAAACATCCCGCAGGACTGGTGATCAGCGGTTATAAGCTGCCCGACATGTATTACCGGGAGTTGGCAGAATGTCTGCCCGGATTTTTTGAAATGCTGCTTATCGGTTCTGCAAATGTGGTCAGCTCGGCAGGATCAGGGATCATGGCAGTCACCATGCCTATCCGTATTTATGAACTGGTAAACACTGTGGAAATGCAGCTTTACCAGATTGAGCGCAGACAAAAAAAAGTAAAGAAAAAGCCAAAACCGCGGTGTGAGCGGGACCAGAACTATATTACAAACGCGAAGCTCCTTCTGATGGACAGAAACCATCTCACAGAGGAAGAGGCATACCGTTATATACAAAAATGCAGCATGGACAGTGCTACCGGCATGGTAGAGACAGCGCAGATGATACTGACGCTTATCTACGATGAAGTATAAAGAGGAACGGCAGCAAAGCCTGTACCAAATCGTCATAAAGGAGAAATGTGATATGTTTACGATCAACAATAATTATCTGAAACTTCAGGGCAGCTACCTGTTTTCCAATATAGCAAAAAAAGTGGCTGACTATCAGCATCAAAACCCTAATGCAGACATGATCCGGCTGGGGATCGGTGATGTCACACAGCCTTTGGCACCGGCTATTATAAAGGCACTTCACAGCGCAGTGGATGATATGGCAAATGCGGAGACATTCCATGGCTACGCTCCGGATAAAGGTTACGATTTTCTGAGAAATGCCATTGCGGACAATGATTACCGAAATCGTGGCTGTGATATTGAAGCAGATGAGATTTTTGTATCAGATGGAGCAAAATGTGACTCCGGAAATATCCAGGAAATTTTCGGACCGGATAATAAGATCGCTGTCTGCGACCCGGTATATCCTGTGTATGTAGACACGAATGTCATGGCAGGCAGAACAGGTAATTATAATCCGGACGCACAGAATTATGACGGTATGATCTACATGCCCTGTGTGGAGGACAATCATTTTGTCCCTGAACTTCCAAAGGAAACTCCGAATATTATTTATCTGTGTTTCCCGAATAATCCCACAGGAGCAGGGATCACAAGAGCAGAGCTGCAGGAATGGGTGGATTATGCCAACCGCGTGGGCGCGGTGATCATTTACGATGCAGCATATGAAGCATATATAACAGAAAAAGACGTACCTCACAGCGTGTATGAATGCAAAGGTGCGAGACATTGTGCCATCGAACTTCACAGTTTTTCAAAAAATGCCGGGTTCACCGGAGTCCGTCTTGGCTACACAGTAGTGCCAAAAGATCTGAAATGCGGCAGTGTATCCCTGCATGACCTCTGGTCCAGAAGGCATGGGACCAAGTATAATGGCGCGCCGTATATTGTACAACGGGCCGGGGAAGCTGTTTACTCCCCGGAAGGAAAAGAGCAGTTGAGAGCCCAGGTGGACTATTATATGAAAAACGCGAAGGTGATTTGCGAAGGCTTGAAAAATGCAGGATACTCCGTATCCGGCGGCATCAATGCCCCGTATGTGTGGCTGAAAACACCCGGCCGGTTAAGTTCCTGGGAGTTCTTTGATGAACTTCTCAGCAAAGCAAATGTGGTGGGAACACCCGGCAGCGGTTTTGGAGCACACGGAGAAGGCTATTTTAGACTGTCAGCCTTCGGAACCTATGAAAATACAGTGAAAGCGATCGAACGGATCACAAAGATGTGATCAATAATATCCTGTCCCCAGGTATCTGGATTTTTCTGGATATCCCCGGGACTTTTTTAATTTATAGAAAAAGGAGAACTGTGATATGGAATTTGCAGCAGGTATTTTAAAAAAGGAAACACTGGAGCTTCCGCAGATACTGGAAGTTAAAGAATCAGACCGGGAAATCCTGGTGGAGGGAACTGTTCACAGTATCAGAAATATGGGAGAGATCGCCTTTGTGATCCTGAGAAAAAGAGACGGTCTGCTGCAGGCGGTATGGGAGGAGGGGAAGACAGATCTTTCCATTTGCCATTTGAAGGAAGGAGACTGTGTCCGTGTCTCAGGTACCATTCATGAGGAGGAAAGAGCGCCGCATGGAAAGGAACTGCGGCTTTCAAAGGTTGAGATCCTGTCATCTCCCGCCGCGCCTCTTCCGCTTGCCATAGACAAATGGAAGCTGAACACATCTCTGGAGACTAAACTGA includes the following:
- a CDS encoding type II secretion system protein; translation: MMKNRKSGTTMIETLVAFLVVVLITAMFSKVVSVSVHMLNSSRKVLANTEKFNEQYYKYENLNNMKTSSMDLYLEIDKEQATVLNGASYVELNLSRESGLKYNVNDWGTGFVMYTFEVPEASTGK
- a CDS encoding type II secretion system protein; the encoded protein is MNRGRHKERYNKYTVLKLKKTFNSKKGVTLIELIVTFALISLFILLSTQVISSAMNVYYKIQSINYGRQVSDTLMDKIAGTISAAQVNIERVNIENEELNTKYTLQIEDDMSKIDLYNGSGSHIYITNTKPDTGGDKQLVIHYYRVESVLNDSNKKLVYEPIDWTFDKKMYLDYKITKLEFSLADPDGIIYPENVIRIHLEIDHKKFGSYSTTRYVECYNFQDKDDFEKIKGPGKAESGGETPTPDPPENSQTYPDTDIVVKNDYWPTAEDFADNENKIIVLKPGNIFKYSYGDVDKYYVMVGERDLNNWNYKTPADYIANGNNLEFELTGTIHEYSSDDDIKTNVKHGDLCIWGGEYYAYKGYDEEVKNPGIQPESWIKIVNDRIKDGPAIRTRE
- a CDS encoding isocitrate/isopropylmalate family dehydrogenase, with the protein product MEPEAFGASWSPLVHGSAPDVAGKNVANPAAAVWSGSQMLDYLGERRLNPYIDNSNFPCYNTNHK
- the glnA gene encoding type I glutamate--ammonia ligase, which produces MQNYTREAILRMAEEEDVEFIRLQFTDMFGTLKNIAIPSSKLEKAMDNRCVIDASSIGGFIRNEEADMYLHPDLSTFTILPWRPQQGKVARFICDIYQEDGTPYKESPRFILNRVAAKAAEMGYSLMVNPECEFFLFHTDDNGMPTTTTHEKAGYMDLSPVDLGENARRDMVLTLEEMGYEIESSHHEIAPGQHEIDFRFSDAPETADKVMTFKVAVRTIAKRHGLHATFMPKPKAGVNGSGMHVNMYLMKDGKNIFSDPSDDLGLSRGGYSFLAGIFAHIKGMTALCNPLVNSYKRLAPGFEAPSDITWSSKQRTALVRVQTQRDEGARLELRSPDSSSNPYLVFALCLAAGLDGIEKNLQAPKELKENIRKLSREEKENAGIDTLPENLSEALEEFNRDPLMRAVLGDTFTKCYVKAKKKEWESYMEQVSEWEIEQYLYRV
- a CDS encoding ANTAR domain-containing response regulator, encoding MSIIIIVLPKPEDAKKIRKILIQHGFENTVACTTAAQALIEVNKHPAGLVISGYKLPDMYYRELAECLPGFFEMLLIGSANVVSSAGSGIMAVTMPIRIYELVNTVEMQLYQIERRQKKVKKKPKPRCERDQNYITNAKLLLMDRNHLTEEEAYRYIQKCSMDSATGMVETAQMILTLIYDEV
- a CDS encoding LL-diaminopimelate aminotransferase, with protein sequence MFTINNNYLKLQGSYLFSNIAKKVADYQHQNPNADMIRLGIGDVTQPLAPAIIKALHSAVDDMANAETFHGYAPDKGYDFLRNAIADNDYRNRGCDIEADEIFVSDGAKCDSGNIQEIFGPDNKIAVCDPVYPVYVDTNVMAGRTGNYNPDAQNYDGMIYMPCVEDNHFVPELPKETPNIIYLCFPNNPTGAGITRAELQEWVDYANRVGAVIIYDAAYEAYITEKDVPHSVYECKGARHCAIELHSFSKNAGFTGVRLGYTVVPKDLKCGSVSLHDLWSRRHGTKYNGAPYIVQRAGEAVYSPEGKEQLRAQVDYYMKNAKVICEGLKNAGYSVSGGINAPYVWLKTPGRLSSWEFFDELLSKANVVGTPGSGFGAHGEGYFRLSAFGTYENTVKAIERITKM